One Chlorobaculum limnaeum genomic window carries:
- a CDS encoding endonuclease/exonuclease/phosphatase family protein, which translates to MNFSNVITLTILLIACSGASPRNALCKERQQPLIFLWWNVENLFDTKNDPGVDDDEFTPEGKRQWTEKKLLLKRLRIAQVFKAIRADREYGKYPDIVAFAETENRQVFAGTLSAINRAGYAIDYCESPDPRGIDIGLAWNPATVKFTGSKPCTVRLDNGRGTRLVIVAGFIASGRPFSVVLNHWPSRAFDAGWSEKHRIAAARVTRRIVDSLRTRDPLAEVIVMGDLNDHPADRSVRETLGSSLDRKAVRHSGGRLLYNCWNGAASPGSYFYKNRWERIDHMLVSAGLLDGKGLSIGKGAFRVFSIPEMFDRSGKGLYQTYAKGKFKGGYSDHLPLLLKIGLTH; encoded by the coding sequence ATGAACTTCTCGAATGTAATCACGCTCACTATACTGCTTATAGCTTGCTCAGGCGCTTCGCCGCGAAACGCACTGTGCAAAGAGCGCCAGCAACCGCTGATCTTTCTCTGGTGGAATGTCGAGAACCTGTTCGATACGAAGAATGATCCGGGCGTGGATGATGATGAGTTCACGCCGGAGGGCAAGCGGCAGTGGACGGAAAAGAAGCTTTTGCTCAAGCGGTTACGCATCGCTCAGGTTTTCAAGGCCATCAGAGCCGATCGCGAGTACGGAAAATATCCGGACATCGTTGCCTTTGCCGAAACCGAGAACCGCCAGGTTTTTGCCGGTACGCTCTCGGCTATCAACCGGGCCGGTTACGCCATCGACTACTGCGAAAGTCCCGATCCGAGAGGCATCGACATTGGTCTGGCGTGGAACCCGGCAACCGTGAAGTTCACCGGATCGAAGCCCTGCACGGTCAGGCTCGATAACGGACGCGGCACCCGCCTGGTCATCGTCGCCGGCTTCATCGCCTCGGGCCGGCCATTCAGCGTCGTGTTGAACCACTGGCCATCGCGTGCGTTCGACGCCGGGTGGAGCGAAAAGCATCGCATCGCCGCCGCGAGGGTCACGCGGCGCATCGTTGACAGCCTCAGGACACGCGATCCGCTGGCGGAGGTTATCGTCATGGGCGATCTCAACGACCACCCGGCAGACCGCTCAGTCAGGGAGACCCTCGGTTCATCGCTCGACAGAAAAGCGGTTCGGCACTCCGGCGGACGACTGCTGTACAACTGCTGGAATGGCGCCGCTTCGCCCGGAAGTTACTTTTACAAAAACCGTTGGGAGCGGATCGACCATATGCTGGTTTCAGCCGGTTTGCTCGATGGCAAAGGACTTTCGATTGGTAAAGGTGCTTTCCGGGTATTCTCCATTCCGGAGATGTTCGACCGCTCCGGAAAAGGACTCTACCAGACTTATGCGAAGGGAAAATTCAAGGGCGGCTACTCCGACCATCTGCCGCTGTTGCTGAAGATCGGCTTGACTCACTAA
- a CDS encoding sodium-translocating pyrophosphatase: protein MASEADLVLPDLSSVSFLGGIPGHTLLMYGLAVCLFGMIFGLIQYRGINRLPVHAAMREISELIYETCKTYLITQGKFILILWVLVGAIIVAYFYGLSHLEPVKVAAILACSLLGIAGSYAVAWFGMRINTFANSRTAFASLGGKPFPTYAIPLRAGMSIGMLLISIELFVMLCILLFVPADYSGPCFIGFAIGESLGASVLRIAGGIFTKIADIGSDLMKIVFKIKEDDARNPGVIADCTGDNAGDSVGPTADGFETYGVTGVALISFILLAIKDPAIQVLLLVWIFAMRLVMILASAVSYWVNDIIAKMRYGNADEMNFEKPLITLVWLTSIVSIVLTYAASNLLIKDLGDGTMWWKLASIITCGTIAGALIPELVNRFTSTECAHVRNVVQCSKEGGAPLNILAGLVAGNFSAYWMGLAIIALMGAAYGFSLMGLDVMMLAPSVFAFGLVAFGFLSMGPVTIAVDSYGPVTDNAQSVYELSLIETIPNIKQNIQNEFGFQPDFDNAKRYLEANDGAGNTFKATAKPVLIGTAVVGSTTMIFSIIMILTGGLTDTSAIAKLSILSPPFLLGLLMGGAVIYWFTGASMNAVTTGAYYAVEFIKKNIKLEGVEKASTEDSKKVVEICTKFAQKGMINLFLTIFFSTLAFACLDSYFFIGYLISIALFGLYQAIFMANAGGAWDNAKKVVETELHAKGTELHDATVVGDTVGDPFKDTSSVALNPIIKFTTLFGLLAIELAIKLDSMIALSLAGIFFVLSLVFVHRSFFSMRIAVDKD from the coding sequence CTGGCAAGCGAAGCCGATCTTGTATTGCCGGATTTAAGCTCGGTATCCTTTTTAGGAGGAATACCTGGGCACACATTGTTGATGTACGGGCTTGCCGTATGCCTTTTTGGCATGATTTTCGGCTTGATCCAGTATCGGGGGATCAACCGCTTGCCGGTTCATGCGGCCATGAGGGAGATCAGCGAACTGATCTACGAAACCTGCAAAACCTATCTCATCACCCAGGGAAAATTCATTCTTATCCTCTGGGTACTCGTCGGCGCTATCATCGTTGCCTACTTCTACGGTCTCAGTCATCTCGAGCCGGTCAAGGTCGCTGCCATTCTGGCCTGTAGTCTTCTCGGCATCGCCGGCAGTTACGCTGTAGCCTGGTTCGGCATGAGAATCAACACATTCGCCAACTCCCGCACAGCATTCGCCAGCCTCGGCGGCAAACCTTTCCCGACCTACGCCATCCCTCTTCGCGCCGGCATGAGCATCGGCATGCTGCTCATCAGCATCGAACTGTTCGTGATGCTCTGCATCCTGCTTTTCGTTCCGGCCGATTACTCAGGCCCATGCTTCATCGGCTTCGCTATCGGTGAATCGCTCGGCGCCTCGGTGCTTCGTATCGCTGGCGGCATCTTCACCAAGATCGCCGATATCGGTTCCGACCTCATGAAAATTGTCTTCAAGATCAAGGAAGACGACGCCCGCAACCCCGGCGTCATCGCCGACTGCACGGGTGACAACGCCGGTGACTCGGTTGGCCCGACGGCCGACGGTTTCGAGACCTACGGCGTGACCGGCGTAGCCCTTATCTCCTTTATTCTTCTGGCCATCAAGGATCCGGCCATCCAGGTCTTGCTCCTTGTCTGGATATTCGCCATGCGTCTGGTGATGATTCTTGCCAGCGCAGTCTCCTACTGGGTCAACGACATCATCGCAAAAATGAGGTACGGCAACGCCGACGAGATGAACTTCGAAAAGCCGCTGATCACCCTTGTCTGGCTTACCTCGATCGTCTCGATCGTTCTGACCTACGCGGCCTCCAACCTGCTCATCAAAGACCTCGGCGACGGAACCATGTGGTGGAAGCTCGCCTCGATCATCACCTGTGGCACGATTGCAGGCGCTCTCATTCCCGAGCTGGTCAACCGCTTCACCTCCACCGAGTGCGCCCATGTGCGCAACGTGGTGCAGTGCTCCAAAGAGGGCGGCGCGCCGCTGAACATCCTCGCCGGTCTCGTTGCCGGTAACTTCAGCGCCTACTGGATGGGCCTTGCCATTATCGCGCTCATGGGGGCGGCTTACGGCTTCAGCCTCATGGGTCTCGACGTGATGATGCTCGCCCCGTCGGTATTCGCATTCGGCCTGGTGGCCTTCGGCTTCCTCAGCATGGGTCCGGTCACGATTGCCGTTGACTCCTACGGCCCGGTTACGGACAACGCGCAGTCGGTCTATGAGCTGTCGCTTATCGAAACCATTCCGAACATCAAGCAGAACATCCAGAACGAATTCGGCTTCCAGCCCGATTTCGACAACGCCAAGCGCTACCTCGAAGCCAACGACGGCGCGGGCAACACCTTCAAGGCGACCGCCAAGCCGGTGCTGATCGGTACCGCCGTGGTCGGTTCGACAACCATGATTTTCTCGATCATCATGATTCTCACCGGCGGCCTTACCGATACTTCGGCCATCGCCAAACTCTCCATTCTCTCGCCACCGTTCCTGCTCGGTCTCCTGATGGGCGGCGCGGTGATCTACTGGTTCACCGGCGCGTCGATGAACGCCGTCACCACCGGCGCGTACTACGCCGTCGAGTTCATCAAGAAGAACATCAAGCTCGAAGGGGTCGAGAAAGCCTCGACCGAAGACAGCAAGAAGGTTGTCGAGATCTGCACGAAGTTCGCCCAGAAAGGCATGATCAACCTCTTCCTGACCATCTTCTTCAGTACGCTGGCCTTTGCCTGCCTCGATTCGTACTTCTTTATCGGCTACCTGATCTCCATCGCGCTCTTTGGCCTCTACCAGGCCATTTTCATGGCCAACGCCGGTGGCGCATGGGATAACGCCAAAAAGGTCGTCGAGACGGAGCTGCACGCCAAGGGCACCGAACTGCACGATGCGACGGTGGTTGGCGACACGGTTGGCGATCCCTTCAAGGATACCTCGTCGGTGGCGCTGAACCCGATCATCAAGTTCACCACCCTGTTCGGCCTGCTGGCCATCGAACTGGCCATCAAGCTCGATTCCATGATCGCCCTCTCCCTGGCTGGCATTTTCTTCGTGCTCTCGCTCGTCTTCGTCCACCGCTCCTTCTTCTCGATGAGAATCGCCGTTGACAAAGACTGA